A part of Perognathus longimembris pacificus isolate PPM17 chromosome 16, ASM2315922v1, whole genome shotgun sequence genomic DNA contains:
- the Nsd2 gene encoding histone-lysine N-methyltransferase NSD2 isoform X3 has protein sequence MEFSIKKSPLSVQKVVKCMKMKQTPEILGNGNGKTQNCEVNHECSVFLSKAQLSNSLQEGVMQKFNGHDALPFIPAEKLKDLTSRVFNGEPDAQDAKLCFEPQEAQGAGTPPNTTPAKNGSPEIKLKITKTYMNGKPLFESSICGDSAAEMSQLEENGQKLENKARRNRKRSIKYDSLLEQGLVEAALVSKISSPTEKKISVKKESCPNTGRDKDHLLKYNVGDLVWSKVSGYPWWPCMVSADPLLHNYTKLKGQKKSARQYHVQFFGDAPERAWIFEKSLVAFEGEGQFEKLCQESAKQAPTKAEKMKLLKPISGKLRSQWEMGIVQAEEAASMSVEERKAKFTFLYVGDQLRLNPQVAREAGVAAEPLGDRADSSGAIEEAAADPKSVREGVPMKRRRRGKRSSSAENQESDPGIEKSTPQKMAEADPKRGVGSPPGRKKATPSAPRSRRGDSASQFLVFCQKHRDEVVAEHPDAAGEEIEELLGSQWNMLNEKQKARYNTKFALVTSAPCEEDSGNVSGKKRNHTKRTEDPPEDADEDTPRKRLRIDKHSLRKRETITDKTARTSSYKAIEAASSFKSQAATKNLSDACKPLKKRNRASAAPSSALGFNKSSSPSASLTENELLWEPTSVKLDLNSAALYCT, from the exons ATGGAATTCAGCATCAAGAAAAGTCCCCTTTCTGTTCAGAAAGTTGTAAAGTGTATGAAGATGAAGCAGACACCAGAAATCCTTGgcaatggaaatggaaagactcagaACTGTGAAGTGAATCACGAATGTTCTGTATTCCTCAGCAAAGCGCAGCTTTCTAACAGCCTACAGGAGGGGGTGATGCAGAAGTTCAACGGCCACGATGCGCTTCCATTTATTCCTGCTGAGAAGTTGAAGGACCTCACTTCCCGTGTGTTCAATGGAGAACCGGATGCTCAGGATGCGAAACTGTGCTTTGAGCCCCAGGAAGCACAAGGAGCTGGGACACCACCCAACACCACCCCTGCCAAAAATGGATCTCCAGAGATCAAGCTGAAAATTACCAAAACGTACATGAATGGGAAGCCGCTTTTTGAATCTTCCATTTGTGGTGACAGTGCTGCTGAGATGTCTCAATTGGAAGAAAACGGACAGAAATTAGAGAACAAGGCgaggagaaacaggaagaggagCATAAAGTATGACTCCTTACTGGAGCAAGGCCTTGTAGAAGCAGCTCTAGTGTCTAAGATCTCGAGTCCTACAGAAAAAAAG ATTTCAGTTAAGAAAGAGTCCTGTCCTAACACTGGCAGAGACAAAGACCACTTGCTGAAGTACAACGTGGGTGATTTAGTGTGGTCCAAAGTGTCTGGCTACCCGTGGTGGCCTTGCATGGTGTCTGCAGATCCACTCCTTCACAACTACACCAAACTTAAAG gtCAGAAGAAGAGTGCACGCCAGTATCACGTACAGTTCTTTGGTGATGCTCCGGAGAGAGCTTGGATCTTTGAGAAGAGCCTCGTAGCCTTTGAGGGAGAAGGACAGTTTGAAAAGCTGTGCCAGGAGAGTGCCAAGCAGGCGCCCACAAAAGCTGAGAAAATGAAG CTGTTGAAACCTATTTCAGGGAAATTGAGGTCCCAGTGGGAAATGGGCATTGTCCAAGCAGAAGAAGCCGCAAGTATGTCAGTAGAAGAGCGGAAAGCCAAATTCACCTTCCTCTATGTGGGGGATCAGCTGCGCCTCAACCCTCAAGTAGCTAGGGAGGCTGGCGTTGCTGCAGAGCCTTTGGGAGACAGGGCAGATTCCTCGGGGGCCATTGAAGAAGCTGCAGCTGACCCCAAGTCTGTGAGAGAAGGTGTTCCCATGAAGAGAAGGCGAAGAGGCAAAAGATCCAGCTCTGCAGAGAATCAAGAGAGTGACCCTGGCATAGAAAAGAGCACTCCTCAAAAGATGGCCGAGGCTGACCCCAAGAGAGGAGTAGGCTCACCTCCTGGAAGGAAGAAAGCCACGCCCTCTGCCCCACGGAGCAGGAGGGGAGACTCTGCATCCCAGTTTTTGGTTTTCTGTCAGAAGCACAGGGATGAG GTAGTAGCAGAGCACCCAGATGCCGCAGGTGAGGAGATCGAAGAACTGCTTGGATCCCAGTGGAACATGCTTAATGAAAAGCAGAAAGCACGCTATAATACCAAGTTTGCCCTAGTTACGTCTGCCCCGTGTGAAGAAGACTCTG GTAAtgtaagtggaaaaaaaagaaatcacacaaaGAGGACAGAGGACCCCCCAGAAGATGCCGATGAGGACACACCCAGGAAAAGACTCAGGATAGACAAACACAGTCTTCGGAAG AGAGAGACGATCACCGACAAAACAGCCAGAACAAGCTCTTATAAGGCTATAGAGGCAGCCTCCTCTTTCAAGAGCCAGGCAG CAACGAAAAATCTGTCTGATGCATGCAAACCACTGAAGAAGCGAAATCGGGCTTCTGCAGCGCCG